The DNA segment CCGCCCAGATGGCCGGAGAGGCCCGACCAGACCTTCATCTCGGTGCCCATGCTGATGCCGCTGTAGGTCGTGCGGACGACCACTGACTGCTCGTCGACCTGCGGCAGGGGGATTTCCTGGACCTCGGCGCAGCGGGGTTTGACGACGACGATTGCCTTCGCTTTTTCGTACATGGGTGTCCTTCCGTCCTCTGTTATGTCCATCGCAGGATCGTCTTGACGCGACGATCCAGGTTCTGTTCGAGTTCCTCGTACTCGGCTGGGGCCTGGTCGACGGGAATCTCCTTGTCGTAGAGGAACGTGGCGTCGAACTTGCCCTCAGCCATGAGGTGCAGCACGGCCTCCTTGTCGCCGGCCTTGAGCGCGCAGCTCGTGGAGATCCGCAGGTTGCGGTTGAACCACTGGGCGTATTGGGTGATCGAGATCGGATCGGGATAGTCGCCCTGGAGGTGCAGGCGGCCGCCGTCGTCGCCGACCTCCCAGCCGCCCTCGCGGACGAGCTGGCAAAGGCCATCGACGACCTTGGAGTCGCCGCTGCACTCGATGACCACGTCGGCCATGCGTCCGCCGGTCAGGTCGGCCACCGGCTCGTAGGCCAGCAGGCCATCGCAGCCGATCGCGTGGTCGGCCACCTTCTCGATCCGCTTGGCCTTCCACGGGCTCTTGTCGATGGCAATCACGCGGGCGCCGCGCAGCTTGCACAACTGGACAGCCGACAGGCCGACCGCGCCCATGCCGATGACCACGACCGTTTCACCCTCGCGGACGCCGGCCTTGTCGATGCCCTTCTTGGCCACGGCGGGCAGGTAGGCCACCGCCGCAGACGGGTAGGGCACGTTGTCGGGGATTCTGGCCGGGCGATCGAACGGCGAGCCGGCGGTGGTCGGGTTCTTGACCGCCAAGCCGACCTGGCCGCCCCAGGCGGCGCAGTGATCCGGATAGCTGCGGACCTCATTGGCCATCACGCGATCGCCGACCCTGAGCGTCTCGCCCGTTGAAGTGGTCTGGGCCTTCGGACCGACGTAAACGACTTCGCCGACCTCCTCGTAGCCCGGCACCAGCGGATACCAGAGCTTGCCGCCGAGCTTGCCGGTCCGGCCGTTCCAGGTCTTGATCTCGGTACCGGTGGTGATGGCGCTGTAGTGGACGCGGACGACGATCGACTCGTCGTCGACCGCGGGCAGGCGGATGTCCTTGACCGCGGCGTGGCGCGGGCGTTCGATGATGACGGCTTTGGCGATTTCAAACACGGGATGGCTCCATGTCGGTCTGGTCTGCCGGATGCTTACAGCTTCACTCCGGCTTTGGTCAGCAGGTCCTTGAGCGATTTGAGGTCATCCTCCGAGCCGGCGAAGACGTCGGACGGCTCTTCGTACTCGATGGCGTAGAAGCCGCGGTAGGTCTTGGCGAGTTCCTTCAGGATCGGGACGTAATCGATCTCGCCTTCGCGGATGCGGCAGTAGGCTTTCTTGCCGTCGGTGCGTTTGAGGCTCTTAAAGTGCGTGAAGGTGATCGGGTGCTTGAGGCCTTTGAGGGCCTTGAACGGGTCCTCGCCGTACATCAGGAAGTTGGCGGGGTCATAGTTGACGCCGATGTTGTCCTCGCCGACGCCGTCGAGGATGCGGTTGATCTGCTGGGCGGTCGTGGTCAGGCCGCCGTGGTTTTCGAGGGCGACGGTCAGGTTGTACCTGGCGGCGTGGCGGGCGATCTGCTTGAGGGCGGCTGAGACCTGGGCGTAGACCGCATCGTCGCTGCGGTCCTGCCAGCCGGCGAAGACGATGATCACCTCCGGACCGAATGCTACCGCCTTGTCGATCCGCTCGATGCAGGT comes from the Phycisphaerae bacterium genome and includes:
- a CDS encoding zinc-binding dehydrogenase, giving the protein MFEIAKAVIIERPRHAAVKDIRLPAVDDESIVVRVHYSAITTGTEIKTWNGRTGKLGGKLWYPLVPGYEEVGEVVYVGPKAQTTSTGETLRVGDRVMANEVRSYPDHCAAWGGQVGLAVKNPTTAGSPFDRPARIPDNVPYPSAAVAYLPAVAKKGIDKAGVREGETVVVIGMGAVGLSAVQLCKLRGARVIAIDKSPWKAKRIEKVADHAIGCDGLLAYEPVADLTGGRMADVVIECSGDSKVVDGLCQLVREGGWEVGDDGGRLHLQGDYPDPISITQYAQWFNRNLRISTSCALKAGDKEAVLHLMAEGKFDATFLYDKEIPVDQAPAEYEELEQNLDRRVKTILRWT
- a CDS encoding sugar phosphate isomerase/epimerase; the encoded protein is MSDIRLTSSPWGFRQTQLIDQFEWFRKVGLDYVCGQFFAEMPGMLDPGISEFEIVKIRATAGRYGLSYASFNGDGDFMVAKNVEKEIATCIERIDKAVAFGPEVIIVFAGWQDRSDDAVYAQVSAALKQIARHAARYNLTVALENHGGLTTTAQQINRILDGVGEDNIGVNYDPANFLMYGEDPFKALKGLKHPITFTHFKSLKRTDGKKAYCRIREGEIDYVPILKELAKTYRGFYAIEYEEPSDVFAGSEDDLKSLKDLLTKAGVKL